The genomic region GTCGATGGCCGATGAGATATAAGCGATGTTTCCGTCCACGGAATTGACATGGTGTTGGATGCCGCTGAGTGTGCCGCGCATACGCCGGAGATCGACAGTGATGGTACCCATCTCCCGGTCCATCGTCTCCGTCTGGCCGTTGATTCCGTTAAGCAGGCTCACCCGCTTTTCCATTGACGTGATGTAAGTGTCGATATTTTCCATCTGGGTCGAGACGGAGGTGAAGTTCTGATTCATGTCACCGACCACCGCAGAGATACGGGTGATCTGTGATGACAGTGTCAGCAGCAGGATCAGAATGGAGATGGCAATGAGGCCGAGAATGATAAGCCCGGTCCGGATGCTGTAGTTGAGCCGGTCACCGAGAATATTTTTAATCTCGATCTGGCTGACGATGATGGCTTCGAACGAGGTGACGGCACGCACCAA from Gammaproteobacteria bacterium (ex Lamellibrachia satsuma) harbors:
- a CDS encoding translation initiation factor 2, with translation MTEQDKTAVKSTQDPVTDEQLVRAVTSFEAIIVSQIEIKNILGDRLNYSIRTGLIILGLIAISILILLLTLSSQITRISAVVGDMNQNFTSVSTQMENIDTYITSMEKRVSLLNGINGQTETMDREMGTITVDLRRMRGTLSGIQHHVNSVDGNIAYISSAIDKMNFDIQRMGHDMHRMGQPARSMNKMFPLP